A single region of the Syngnathus acus chromosome 6, fSynAcu1.2, whole genome shotgun sequence genome encodes:
- the irak4 gene encoding interleukin-1 receptor-associated kinase 4 isoform X3, giving the protein MNDSVTRSTYVRKLPYSVLRQVADFLDSLDLWKNVIFSIRKSNGQLRYTQHHVRRFEGLVAQGKSPTVELLREWGMFNATVGELVDILKSHKLLAAASVLLPEEMLSAEPPSPASPAAEPSSTRSTLPTCRIAPTERTTLEPVADERHTPIKPKNDEPDHTRVTSFTSFSYNELKEMTQNFDERPTSDGGCRLGEGGFGTVFKGFLRDKPVAVKKLNLIEDISPDELQIQFNQEVQTLTILKHDNLVDMVGFSSDGEYPCLVYVYMANGSLLDRLACFEETPPLSWRQRGFIAKGTANGLEYLHSNHHVHRDVKSANILLDDNLVAKISDFGLTRASAKHTATTMITERIVGTCAYMAPEALRGEITPKSDVFSFGVVLLEILSGLSPVDQNHGDAARH; this is encoded by the exons ATGAACGACTCGGTGACTCGCTCGACTTATGTTCGTAAACTTCCCTACAGTGTACTTCGTCAAGTGGCCGACTTTTTAGACTCTCTAGACTTGTGGAAGAACGTCATCTTTTCTATCCGGAAGTCGAACGGCCAGTTGAGGTACACTCAGCATCATGTCAG GCGTTTTGAAGGACTTGTTGCTCAGGGGAAGAGCCCCACAGTGGAGCTGCTGCGTGAGTGGGGCATGTTCAACGCCACAGTGGGAGAATTGGTGGACATTCTCAAGAGTCACAAGTTACTGGCGGCCGCCAGTGTGCTGTTACCTG AAGAGATGCTCTCCGCGGAGCCACCATCACCTGCTTCTCCTGCAGCAGAACCCAGCAGCACACGTTCAACTTTGCCGACCTGTAGGATAGCTCCGACAGAGAGGACGACGTTAGAGCCAGTAGCTGATGAACGACATACGCCCATCAAGCCGAAGAATGATGAACCAGACCACACAAGAG TGACAAGTTTTACAAGTTTCTCATACAACGAGCTGAAGGAAATGACCCAAAACTTTGACGAGCGGCCCACGTCCGACGGCGGCTGCCGACTCGGAGAAGGAGGCTTCGGGACGGTTTTTAAAGGTTTCTTGCGGGACAAACCTGTGGCTGTGAAAAAACTCAACCTg ATAGAGGACATCTCGCCCGATGAGCtgcaaattcaattcaatcaaGAAGTTCAAACGCTGACGAT ATTGAAACATGACAATCTGGTGGACATGGTGGGCTTCTCCAGTGACGGAGAATACCCGTGTTTGGTGTATGTCTACATGGCCAACGGATCTCTACTGGACAGACTGGCTTGCTTT gAAGAAACTCCTCCGTTGTCCTGGCGACAGAGGGGCTTCATAGCGAAGGGCACAGCAAATGGTTTGGAGTATTTGCATAGCAACCATCATGTCCACAGAGATGTGAAAAG TGCAAATATCCTATTAGATGACAATTTGGTGGCCAAAATTTCAGACTTTGGTCTGACGAGAGCTTCGGCCAAGCATACCGCAACGACCATGATAACGGAAAGGATCGTCGGTACCTGCGCTTACATGGCACCCGAGGCACTGAGGGGCGAGATCACGCCCAAATCGGATGTCTTCAGCTTTGGAGTT GTACTATTAGAAATACTGTCTGGACTCTCCCCGGTAGACCAAAATC ATGGAGATGCGGCACGACATTGA
- the irak4 gene encoding interleukin-1 receptor-associated kinase 4 isoform X2, with translation MNDSVTRSTYVRKLPYSVLRQVADFLDSLDLWKNVIFSIRKSNGQLRYTQHHVRRFEGLVAQGKSPTVELLREWGMFNATVGELVDILKSHKLLAAASVLLPEEMLSAEPPSPASPAAEPSSTRSTLPTCRIAPTERTTLEPVADERHTPIKPKNDEPDHTRGFTSFSYNELKEMTQNFDERPTSDGGCRLGEGGFGTVFKGFLRDKPVAVKKLNLIEDISPDELQIQFNQEVQTLTILKHDNLVDMVGFSSDGEYPCLVYVYMANGSLLDRLACFEETPPLSWRQRGFIAKGTANGLEYLHSNHHVHRDVKSANILLDDNLVAKISDFGLTRASAKHTATTMITERIVGTCAYMAPEALRGEITPKSDVFSFGVVLLEILSGLSPVDQNREPQLLMEMRHDIDDEDEELTLEAFVDKRMSDWAMSQVESVYSLAGNCLHERKNRRPLITQVLSELNEVVKIISLESYA, from the exons ATGAACGACTCGGTGACTCGCTCGACTTATGTTCGTAAACTTCCCTACAGTGTACTTCGTCAAGTGGCCGACTTTTTAGACTCTCTAGACTTGTGGAAGAACGTCATCTTTTCTATCCGGAAGTCGAACGGCCAGTTGAGGTACACTCAGCATCATGTCAG GCGTTTTGAAGGACTTGTTGCTCAGGGGAAGAGCCCCACAGTGGAGCTGCTGCGTGAGTGGGGCATGTTCAACGCCACAGTGGGAGAATTGGTGGACATTCTCAAGAGTCACAAGTTACTGGCGGCCGCCAGTGTGCTGTTACCTG AAGAGATGCTCTCCGCGGAGCCACCATCACCTGCTTCTCCTGCAGCAGAACCCAGCAGCACACGTTCAACTTTGCCGACCTGTAGGATAGCTCCGACAGAGAGGACGACGTTAGAGCCAGTAGCTGATGAACGACATACGCCCATCAAGCCGAAGAATGATGAACCAGACCACACAAGAG GTTTTACAAGTTTCTCATACAACGAGCTGAAGGAAATGACCCAAAACTTTGACGAGCGGCCCACGTCCGACGGCGGCTGCCGACTCGGAGAAGGAGGCTTCGGGACGGTTTTTAAAGGTTTCTTGCGGGACAAACCTGTGGCTGTGAAAAAACTCAACCTg ATAGAGGACATCTCGCCCGATGAGCtgcaaattcaattcaatcaaGAAGTTCAAACGCTGACGAT ATTGAAACATGACAATCTGGTGGACATGGTGGGCTTCTCCAGTGACGGAGAATACCCGTGTTTGGTGTATGTCTACATGGCCAACGGATCTCTACTGGACAGACTGGCTTGCTTT gAAGAAACTCCTCCGTTGTCCTGGCGACAGAGGGGCTTCATAGCGAAGGGCACAGCAAATGGTTTGGAGTATTTGCATAGCAACCATCATGTCCACAGAGATGTGAAAAG TGCAAATATCCTATTAGATGACAATTTGGTGGCCAAAATTTCAGACTTTGGTCTGACGAGAGCTTCGGCCAAGCATACCGCAACGACCATGATAACGGAAAGGATCGTCGGTACCTGCGCTTACATGGCACCCGAGGCACTGAGGGGCGAGATCACGCCCAAATCGGATGTCTTCAGCTTTGGAGTT GTACTATTAGAAATACTGTCTGGACTCTCCCCGGTAGACCAAAATCGTGAGCCGCAGCTTTTG ATGGAGATGCGGCACGACATTGACGACGAAGACGAGGAACTCACTCTGGAAGCCTTTGTGGACAAGCGCATGAGCGACTGGGCTATGAGCCAGGTAGAGAGTGTCTACTCTTTGGCCGGCAACTGTCTGCACGAAAGGAAGAACAGGCGGCCGCTCATCACACAG GTGCTGTCCGAACTCAATGAAGTGGTCAAAATAATTTCACTGGAGTCTTACGCATAG
- the irak4 gene encoding interleukin-1 receptor-associated kinase 4 isoform X1, whose protein sequence is MNDSVTRSTYVRKLPYSVLRQVADFLDSLDLWKNVIFSIRKSNGQLRYTQHHVRRFEGLVAQGKSPTVELLREWGMFNATVGELVDILKSHKLLAAASVLLPEEMLSAEPPSPASPAAEPSSTRSTLPTCRIAPTERTTLEPVADERHTPIKPKNDEPDHTRVTSFTSFSYNELKEMTQNFDERPTSDGGCRLGEGGFGTVFKGFLRDKPVAVKKLNLIEDISPDELQIQFNQEVQTLTILKHDNLVDMVGFSSDGEYPCLVYVYMANGSLLDRLACFEETPPLSWRQRGFIAKGTANGLEYLHSNHHVHRDVKSANILLDDNLVAKISDFGLTRASAKHTATTMITERIVGTCAYMAPEALRGEITPKSDVFSFGVVLLEILSGLSPVDQNREPQLLMEMRHDIDDEDEELTLEAFVDKRMSDWAMSQVESVYSLAGNCLHERKNRRPLITQVLSELNEVVKIISLESYA, encoded by the exons ATGAACGACTCGGTGACTCGCTCGACTTATGTTCGTAAACTTCCCTACAGTGTACTTCGTCAAGTGGCCGACTTTTTAGACTCTCTAGACTTGTGGAAGAACGTCATCTTTTCTATCCGGAAGTCGAACGGCCAGTTGAGGTACACTCAGCATCATGTCAG GCGTTTTGAAGGACTTGTTGCTCAGGGGAAGAGCCCCACAGTGGAGCTGCTGCGTGAGTGGGGCATGTTCAACGCCACAGTGGGAGAATTGGTGGACATTCTCAAGAGTCACAAGTTACTGGCGGCCGCCAGTGTGCTGTTACCTG AAGAGATGCTCTCCGCGGAGCCACCATCACCTGCTTCTCCTGCAGCAGAACCCAGCAGCACACGTTCAACTTTGCCGACCTGTAGGATAGCTCCGACAGAGAGGACGACGTTAGAGCCAGTAGCTGATGAACGACATACGCCCATCAAGCCGAAGAATGATGAACCAGACCACACAAGAG TGACAAGTTTTACAAGTTTCTCATACAACGAGCTGAAGGAAATGACCCAAAACTTTGACGAGCGGCCCACGTCCGACGGCGGCTGCCGACTCGGAGAAGGAGGCTTCGGGACGGTTTTTAAAGGTTTCTTGCGGGACAAACCTGTGGCTGTGAAAAAACTCAACCTg ATAGAGGACATCTCGCCCGATGAGCtgcaaattcaattcaatcaaGAAGTTCAAACGCTGACGAT ATTGAAACATGACAATCTGGTGGACATGGTGGGCTTCTCCAGTGACGGAGAATACCCGTGTTTGGTGTATGTCTACATGGCCAACGGATCTCTACTGGACAGACTGGCTTGCTTT gAAGAAACTCCTCCGTTGTCCTGGCGACAGAGGGGCTTCATAGCGAAGGGCACAGCAAATGGTTTGGAGTATTTGCATAGCAACCATCATGTCCACAGAGATGTGAAAAG TGCAAATATCCTATTAGATGACAATTTGGTGGCCAAAATTTCAGACTTTGGTCTGACGAGAGCTTCGGCCAAGCATACCGCAACGACCATGATAACGGAAAGGATCGTCGGTACCTGCGCTTACATGGCACCCGAGGCACTGAGGGGCGAGATCACGCCCAAATCGGATGTCTTCAGCTTTGGAGTT GTACTATTAGAAATACTGTCTGGACTCTCCCCGGTAGACCAAAATCGTGAGCCGCAGCTTTTG ATGGAGATGCGGCACGACATTGACGACGAAGACGAGGAACTCACTCTGGAAGCCTTTGTGGACAAGCGCATGAGCGACTGGGCTATGAGCCAGGTAGAGAGTGTCTACTCTTTGGCCGGCAACTGTCTGCACGAAAGGAAGAACAGGCGGCCGCTCATCACACAG GTGCTGTCCGAACTCAATGAAGTGGTCAAAATAATTTCACTGGAGTCTTACGCATAG
- the LOC119124995 gene encoding twinfilin-1-like, with the protein MSHQTGIQAGNDVKQIFASAKSGEQYRVLKIGIDDEQLMLADVKEASKMWDQEYDALVLPLLEDSVPCYILYRLDSKNNQGYEWIFLAWSPERSTVRNKMLFAATRATLKKEFGGGHIKDELFATTKDDINLNGYRKYLTSQAAPLPLTAAEEELRQIRLHEVQTDISVDSKHQTLQGVAFPMDRAAVSALERFRDKEINYVQLEVDAEKELICLCSTEPTDLRSLPSRIPKDAARYHFFLYKHSHEGDCLESTVFIYSMPGYKCSIRERMLYSSCRNPLVDMVENKLKIEIEKKLEIDNGDDLTGEFMYEEVHPKQHAHKQAFAKPKGPPGKRGGRRITRPPGDGQEDD; encoded by the exons ATGTCACACCAGACGGGCATTCAAG CGGGCAATGATGTGAAGCAAATATTTGCCAGCGCCAAGAGCGGAGAGCAGTATCGAGTGTTGAAGATCGGAATTGATGATG AGCAGCTGATGTTGGCTGACGTCAAGGAGGCGTCCAAGATGTGGGACCAGGAGTACGATGCGCTAGTGCTCCCCCTGCTGGAGGACAGCGTCCCCTGTTACATTCTTTACCGACTGGACTCCAAAAACAACCAGGGTTACGAGTGGATCTTCCTCGCCTGGAGTCCGGAGCGCTCTACT gtgagaaacaaaatgctttttgcTGCTACCAGAGCCACACTGAAGAAAGAATTTGGTGGCGGCCACATCAAGGATGAGCTTTTTGCCACTACAAAA GACGACATAAACCTCAATGGCTACAGGAAATATTTGACCTCGCAGGCGGCTCCGCTGCCCCTCACCGCTGCCGAGGAAGAGCTGAGACAGATAAGGCTACACGAG GTTCAGACGGACATTAGCGTGGACAGTAAGCACCAAACTCTCCAAGGCGTGGCCTTCCCCATGGACCGCGCTGCCGTCTCGGCACTGGAGCGCTTCAGAGACAAAGAAATCAACTACGTGCAACTG GAAGTCGACGCCGAAAAGGAGCTGATCTGCTTGTGCAGCACCGAGCCAACAGACCTGAGGAGCCTGCCGTCGAGGATCCCCAAAGATGCGGCGCGCTACCACTTCTTCCTCTACAAGCATTCCCACGAGGGCGACTGCTTGGAGTCCACGG tctttatttattcaatgcCGGGATACAAGTGTAGCATCAGAGAGAGGATGCTCTACTCCAGCTGCCGAAATCCTCTGGTTGACATGGTGGAAAACAAACTGAAGATTGAGAttgaaaaaaag TTGGAAATCGACAACGGCGACGACCTGACGGGTGAGTTCATGTACGAGGAGGTGCATCCCAAGCAGCACGCGCACAAGCAGGCCTTCGCCAAGCCCAAAGGTCCTCCCGGGAAACGGGGCGGCCGCCGCATCACCCGACCCCCCGGCGACGGCCAAGAGGACGATTAA